A DNA window from Arachis duranensis cultivar V14167 chromosome 3, aradu.V14167.gnm2.J7QH, whole genome shotgun sequence contains the following coding sequences:
- the LOC107476769 gene encoding protein SEMI-ROLLED LEAF 2 isoform X1: MGVMSRRVVPACGNLCCVVCPAMRASSRQPVKRYKKLLADIFPRNQEAELNDRKIGKLCEYASKNPLRIPKITENLEQRCYKDLRNEMFGSVKVVLCIYRKFLSSCKEQMPLYASSLLAIIRTLLEQSRTDEIRILGCNTLVDFIECQTDGTYVFNLEGFILKLCQLAQEVGKDERALHLCSVGLQALSYMVRFMGEHSHLSMDFDDIISVTLENYMNHQSNSNNVKEDNLNSVFLDSMLYVLFYSSFSTLDHGSSIHESKHPLCVHFFYRDTARDPTYWSKVCLYNMVKVAREATTLRRFLEPVFHNFDIENQWPSENGTASSVLMYLQSLLEESGDNSHLLLSILVKHLDHKNVAKQPIVKTNIVNTITQLAQNMKQHASVATIGAISDLVKHLRRCLQNSAEASCIGNDGYKLNAELQSALEMCILQLSKKVGDVGPILDLLAAVLENISNNTIIARTTISAVYQTAKLITSIPNVSYHKKAFPDALFHQLLLAMAHPDHETRIGAHSVFSIVLMPSVFSSQLDQKKKIVHIHKVSREGFSIQHDGFSGEEHVNGKPAEGNTVAGFSGKFVVHPHCDYSFSSALTNGKDELSSFRLSSHQVSLLLSLIWVQATSAENGPANFEAMAHTYSIVLLFTRSKTSGHMALVRCFQLAFSLRSISLDTEGGLQPSRRRSLFTLASYMLIFSARAGSFPELIPKVKASLTETTVDPFLELVDDVRLQAMYIEPGKVVYGSLEDDIAAGKSLSALQLDDKQLKETVKSYFLTKYSKLPEDDLSSIKEQLLQGFSPDDAYPLGPPLFMETPRPCSPLAQIEFPDFNEIVAPVTLADEEIGPERGGSQSDRMSSLSIHNPDILSVNQLLESVLETARQVASVPISSAPVPYDQMKNQCEALVTGKQQKMSVLQSFKHQQETRALVLSSDYETKVPPLSNKTLEYSDVDLKLVSLEQFQPRYQVRPCSYDSLRLPPSSPYDKFLKAAGC, encoded by the exons ATGGGGGTTATGTCTAGGCGGGTTGTGCCTGCTTGTGGTaatctatgttgtgttgttTGTCCTGCTATGAGAGCGAGCTCAAGGCAACCTGTGAAACGATACAAGAAGTTGCTAGCTGATATTTTCCCGCGGAATCAG GAGGCTGAGCTTAATGATAGAAAAATTGGAAAGTTATGCGAGTATGCTTCTAAGAATCCATTAAGAATTCCTAAG ATAACTGAGAATTTGGAGCAAAGATGTTATAAGGATTTGCGTAATGAAATGTTTGGTTCAGTTAAAGTTGTCTTGTGCATATACAGGAAATTCTTATCGTCATGTAAGGAGCAGAT GCCACTATATGCCAGTAGTTTATTAGCAATAATTCGGACTCTTCTGGAACAGTCTCGAACAGATGAAATCAGGATATTAGGCTGCAACACTCTTGTTGATTTTATAGAATGCCAG ACAGATGGTACGTACGTGTTCAACTTAGAGGGTTTTATACTTAAACTATGCCAATTGGCTCAAGAAGTGGGCAAAGATGAACGAGCTCTGCATCTATGTTCAGTAGGACTACAAGCTCTATCCTATATG GTGCGTTTCATGGGTGAGCACTCACATCTTTCCATGGATTTCGATGAT ATTATATCAGTGACTTTGGAGAATTACATGAATCATCAATCTAACTCCAACAATGTCAAGGAAGATAACCTGAATTCAGTGTTCCTGGACTCAATGCTGTATGTTCTATTTTACTCTTCTTTCTCCACCCTTGATCATGGTTCCAGCATTCATGAATCCAAACATCCGTTGTGCGTTCACTTCTTTTACAGGGACACTGCAAGAGATCCTACGTATTGGTCAAAGGTTTGCTTGTATAATATGGTCAAAGTGGCGAGGGAGGCTACAACTTTGCGGCGTTTCCTTGAACCTGTCTTTCATAACTTTGATATCGAAAACCAATGGCCCTCTGAAAACGGCACTGCATCTTCTGTTTTGATGTATTTACAATCGCTATTAGAAGAATCAG GAGACAACTCCCATCTTCTCTTGTCCATTTTGGTTAAACACTTGGATCATAAGAATGTTGCCAAGCAGCCTATCGTTAAGACGAATATTGTTAACACCATAACACAGCTTGCACAGAATATGAAGCAACACGCTTCTGTGGCAACAATCGGCGCAATATCTGACCTCGTTAAACATTTAAGGAGGTGCCTACAAAATTCAGCTGAAGCTTCCTGCATTGGAAATGATGGGTATAAGTTGAATGCTGAACTCCAATCGGCCCTAGAAATGTGTATATTACAACTTTCTAAAAAG GTTGGGGATGTAGGACCTATTCTTGATTTGTTAGCTGCGGTGTTAGAGAATATCTCAAATAATACCATTATAGCAAGGACAACTATCTCTGCTGTTTATCAAACTGCAAAATTAATCACATCCATTCCTAATGTATCATATCACAAGAAG GCCTTCCCTGATGCCTTGTTTCATCAATTGCTCCTAGCGATGGCTCACCCTGACCATGAAACACGAATTGGGGCACATAGCGTCTTCTCTATAGTACTTATGCCATCTGTGTTTTCTTCCCAACTAGACCAGAAAAAGAAGATAGTTCACATTCACAAGGTTTCAAGGGAAGGTTTCTCCATTCAGCATGACGGCTTTTCGGGAGAAGAACACGTGAATGGAAAACCTGCGGAAGGAAATACAGTAGCAGGTTTCAGTGGGAAATTTGTAGTTCATCCGCATTGTGATTACAGCTTTTCTAGTGCTCTAACCAATGGAAAAGAT GAGCTTAGTTCTTTCCGATTAAGCAGCCACCAAGTGAGTCTCTTGCTTTCTTTAATCTGGGTTCAGGCAACATCTGCAGAAAATGGCCCTGCAAATTTTGAGGCAATGGCTCACACTTATAGCATTGTTTTATTGTTCACTCGTTCTAAG ACATCTGGTCACATGGCTCTAGTAAGATGTTTCCAACTGGCATTCTCACTCAggagcatctctttggatactGAAG GAGGTTTACAACCATCTCGCAGGAGGTCTCTTTTTACCTTGGCATCATACATGCTTATATTTTCTGCAAGGGCTGGAAGCTTCCCTGAACTAATTCCAAAAGTTAAAGCATCCCTGACAGAGACTACA GTAGATCCTTTTCTTGAATTGGTCGATGATGTCAGGCTGCAAGCTATGTATATAGAACCCGGGAAGGTAGTTTATGGATCTCTGGAAGATGACATTGCGGCTGGGAAGTCGCTATCAGCATTGCAATTGGATGACAAACAGTTGAAAGAGACCGTAAAATCATACTTTCTGACCAAATATTCAAAATTACCAGAG GATGATTTATCAAGCATAAAGGAGCAACTTCTACAGGGGTTTTCCCCTGATGATGCATATCCATTGGGACCACCGTTGTTTATGGAGACACCACGGCCATGCTCTCCACTTGCTCAGATTGAATTTCCAGATTTTAATGAG ATTGTGGCTCCAGTAACTCTGGCCGATGAAGAGATTGGCCCTGAACGAGGTGGAAGTCAGTCAGATCGCATGTCATCGTTATCTATCCATAACCCTGACATCCTAAGTGTTAATCAACTTTTAGAATCG GTTTTGGAAACTGCACGGCAAGTGGCAAGTGTCCCCATCTCTTCAGCTCCAGTACCTTATGACCAAATGAAGAACCAGTGTGAGGCACTTGTTACAGGGAAACAACAGAAGATGTCAGTTCTTCAAAGTTTCAAACACCAGCAAGAGACTAGAGCGCTTGTTCTTTCAAGTGATTATGAAACAAAAGTTCCCCCTCTGTCAAATAAG ACACTGGAGTATTCTGATGTTGATCTGAAGTTAGTGAGTCTGGAGCAATTTCAACCGCGGTATCAAGTTCGCCCTTGTTCATATGATTCTCTGAGGCTACCACCATCTAGCCCATATGACAAGTTCTTGAAAGCTGCTGGATGTTAA
- the LOC107476769 gene encoding protein SEMI-ROLLED LEAF 2 isoform X2: MGVMSRRVVPACGNLCCVVCPAMRASSRQPVKRYKKLLADIFPRNQEAELNDRKIGKLCEYASKNPLRIPKITENLEQRCYKDLRNEMFGSVKVVLCIYRKFLSSCKEQMPLYASSLLAIIRTLLEQSRTDEIRILGCNTLVDFIECQTDGTYVFNLEGFILKLCQLAQEVGKDERALHLCSVGLQALSYMVRFMGEHSHLSMDFDDIISVTLENYMNHQSNSNNVKEDNLNSVFLDSMLDTARDPTYWSKVCLYNMVKVAREATTLRRFLEPVFHNFDIENQWPSENGTASSVLMYLQSLLEESGDNSHLLLSILVKHLDHKNVAKQPIVKTNIVNTITQLAQNMKQHASVATIGAISDLVKHLRRCLQNSAEASCIGNDGYKLNAELQSALEMCILQLSKKVGDVGPILDLLAAVLENISNNTIIARTTISAVYQTAKLITSIPNVSYHKKAFPDALFHQLLLAMAHPDHETRIGAHSVFSIVLMPSVFSSQLDQKKKIVHIHKVSREGFSIQHDGFSGEEHVNGKPAEGNTVAGFSGKFVVHPHCDYSFSSALTNGKDELSSFRLSSHQVSLLLSLIWVQATSAENGPANFEAMAHTYSIVLLFTRSKTSGHMALVRCFQLAFSLRSISLDTEGGLQPSRRRSLFTLASYMLIFSARAGSFPELIPKVKASLTETTVDPFLELVDDVRLQAMYIEPGKVVYGSLEDDIAAGKSLSALQLDDKQLKETVKSYFLTKYSKLPEDDLSSIKEQLLQGFSPDDAYPLGPPLFMETPRPCSPLAQIEFPDFNEIVAPVTLADEEIGPERGGSQSDRMSSLSIHNPDILSVNQLLESVLETARQVASVPISSAPVPYDQMKNQCEALVTGKQQKMSVLQSFKHQQETRALVLSSDYETKVPPLSNKTLEYSDVDLKLVSLEQFQPRYQVRPCSYDSLRLPPSSPYDKFLKAAGC; encoded by the exons ATGGGGGTTATGTCTAGGCGGGTTGTGCCTGCTTGTGGTaatctatgttgtgttgttTGTCCTGCTATGAGAGCGAGCTCAAGGCAACCTGTGAAACGATACAAGAAGTTGCTAGCTGATATTTTCCCGCGGAATCAG GAGGCTGAGCTTAATGATAGAAAAATTGGAAAGTTATGCGAGTATGCTTCTAAGAATCCATTAAGAATTCCTAAG ATAACTGAGAATTTGGAGCAAAGATGTTATAAGGATTTGCGTAATGAAATGTTTGGTTCAGTTAAAGTTGTCTTGTGCATATACAGGAAATTCTTATCGTCATGTAAGGAGCAGAT GCCACTATATGCCAGTAGTTTATTAGCAATAATTCGGACTCTTCTGGAACAGTCTCGAACAGATGAAATCAGGATATTAGGCTGCAACACTCTTGTTGATTTTATAGAATGCCAG ACAGATGGTACGTACGTGTTCAACTTAGAGGGTTTTATACTTAAACTATGCCAATTGGCTCAAGAAGTGGGCAAAGATGAACGAGCTCTGCATCTATGTTCAGTAGGACTACAAGCTCTATCCTATATG GTGCGTTTCATGGGTGAGCACTCACATCTTTCCATGGATTTCGATGAT ATTATATCAGTGACTTTGGAGAATTACATGAATCATCAATCTAACTCCAACAATGTCAAGGAAGATAACCTGAATTCAGTGTTCCTGGACTCAATGCT GGACACTGCAAGAGATCCTACGTATTGGTCAAAGGTTTGCTTGTATAATATGGTCAAAGTGGCGAGGGAGGCTACAACTTTGCGGCGTTTCCTTGAACCTGTCTTTCATAACTTTGATATCGAAAACCAATGGCCCTCTGAAAACGGCACTGCATCTTCTGTTTTGATGTATTTACAATCGCTATTAGAAGAATCAG GAGACAACTCCCATCTTCTCTTGTCCATTTTGGTTAAACACTTGGATCATAAGAATGTTGCCAAGCAGCCTATCGTTAAGACGAATATTGTTAACACCATAACACAGCTTGCACAGAATATGAAGCAACACGCTTCTGTGGCAACAATCGGCGCAATATCTGACCTCGTTAAACATTTAAGGAGGTGCCTACAAAATTCAGCTGAAGCTTCCTGCATTGGAAATGATGGGTATAAGTTGAATGCTGAACTCCAATCGGCCCTAGAAATGTGTATATTACAACTTTCTAAAAAG GTTGGGGATGTAGGACCTATTCTTGATTTGTTAGCTGCGGTGTTAGAGAATATCTCAAATAATACCATTATAGCAAGGACAACTATCTCTGCTGTTTATCAAACTGCAAAATTAATCACATCCATTCCTAATGTATCATATCACAAGAAG GCCTTCCCTGATGCCTTGTTTCATCAATTGCTCCTAGCGATGGCTCACCCTGACCATGAAACACGAATTGGGGCACATAGCGTCTTCTCTATAGTACTTATGCCATCTGTGTTTTCTTCCCAACTAGACCAGAAAAAGAAGATAGTTCACATTCACAAGGTTTCAAGGGAAGGTTTCTCCATTCAGCATGACGGCTTTTCGGGAGAAGAACACGTGAATGGAAAACCTGCGGAAGGAAATACAGTAGCAGGTTTCAGTGGGAAATTTGTAGTTCATCCGCATTGTGATTACAGCTTTTCTAGTGCTCTAACCAATGGAAAAGAT GAGCTTAGTTCTTTCCGATTAAGCAGCCACCAAGTGAGTCTCTTGCTTTCTTTAATCTGGGTTCAGGCAACATCTGCAGAAAATGGCCCTGCAAATTTTGAGGCAATGGCTCACACTTATAGCATTGTTTTATTGTTCACTCGTTCTAAG ACATCTGGTCACATGGCTCTAGTAAGATGTTTCCAACTGGCATTCTCACTCAggagcatctctttggatactGAAG GAGGTTTACAACCATCTCGCAGGAGGTCTCTTTTTACCTTGGCATCATACATGCTTATATTTTCTGCAAGGGCTGGAAGCTTCCCTGAACTAATTCCAAAAGTTAAAGCATCCCTGACAGAGACTACA GTAGATCCTTTTCTTGAATTGGTCGATGATGTCAGGCTGCAAGCTATGTATATAGAACCCGGGAAGGTAGTTTATGGATCTCTGGAAGATGACATTGCGGCTGGGAAGTCGCTATCAGCATTGCAATTGGATGACAAACAGTTGAAAGAGACCGTAAAATCATACTTTCTGACCAAATATTCAAAATTACCAGAG GATGATTTATCAAGCATAAAGGAGCAACTTCTACAGGGGTTTTCCCCTGATGATGCATATCCATTGGGACCACCGTTGTTTATGGAGACACCACGGCCATGCTCTCCACTTGCTCAGATTGAATTTCCAGATTTTAATGAG ATTGTGGCTCCAGTAACTCTGGCCGATGAAGAGATTGGCCCTGAACGAGGTGGAAGTCAGTCAGATCGCATGTCATCGTTATCTATCCATAACCCTGACATCCTAAGTGTTAATCAACTTTTAGAATCG GTTTTGGAAACTGCACGGCAAGTGGCAAGTGTCCCCATCTCTTCAGCTCCAGTACCTTATGACCAAATGAAGAACCAGTGTGAGGCACTTGTTACAGGGAAACAACAGAAGATGTCAGTTCTTCAAAGTTTCAAACACCAGCAAGAGACTAGAGCGCTTGTTCTTTCAAGTGATTATGAAACAAAAGTTCCCCCTCTGTCAAATAAG ACACTGGAGTATTCTGATGTTGATCTGAAGTTAGTGAGTCTGGAGCAATTTCAACCGCGGTATCAAGTTCGCCCTTGTTCATATGATTCTCTGAGGCTACCACCATCTAGCCCATATGACAAGTTCTTGAAAGCTGCTGGATGTTAA